In Asterias rubens chromosome 10, eAstRub1.3, whole genome shotgun sequence, the following proteins share a genomic window:
- the LOC117295645 gene encoding nociceptin receptor-like — protein MESVNFTSSTSANTFDGQLFFYYTMSSIGILGNGFVCFVMLRYRKVFNSTTNKLIIHQSCLDLIGSCVFLVERFAHMDAVPDSFLGRLYCRVWWSEWPQYGMFVASTWNLVAISIERYLAICRPVWYRNVFTPRKLKLVLMTTWMMGWVENAHLLIVCFYDSETLGCNVSWFSSEIQAVAGVLVFLHELVVPMTIMVFCYSLIIWKLRQRAKAHGKNNNTSAQETFSRANRDVTQTVVLLTIFFLICWSPTETNYLLYNLGMYQPANLYEDIFYRVTGGIVVINLCISPFIYCFMYERFQKQLKEMVGRRTRRVDDSSILT, from the coding sequence ATGGAATCAGTAAATTTTACCAGTTCAACTTCTGCCAACACGTTCGACGGCCAGCTGTTTTTCTATTACACAATGAGCAGCATTGGCATACTCGGCAATGGATTTGTTTGCTTTGTCATGCTTCGCTACAGGAAAGTTTTCAACTCCACCACAAACAAACTAATCATCCACCAATCCTGTCTAGATCTCATCGGGTCGTGTGTGTTCCTGGTGGAGAGATTCGCCCACATGGATGCCGTGCCAGACAGTTTTCTCGGCCGGCTCTACTGCCGCGTCTGGTGGTCGGAATGGCCTCAGTACGGCATGTTTGTGGCCTCCACGTGGAACCTGGTCGCCATATCGATAGAGCGTTACCTCGCAATCTGCCGACCCGTTTGGTATCGAAATGTTTTCACTCCACGGAAGCTGAAACTCGTCTTGATGACCACGTGGATGATGGGCTGGGTAGAAAATGCCCATCTCCTGATAGTATGTTTCTATGACAGCGAGACTCTCGGCTGCAATGTGTCCTGGTTCAGCTCAGAGATCCAGGCCGTTGCGGGCGTCTTGGTGTTCCTGCACGAGCTTGTGGTTCCGATGACGATCATGGTATTTTGCTACTCTCTTATTATCTGGAAGCTCCGCCAGAGGGCAAAGGCTCAcggcaaaaacaacaacaccagTGCTCAGGAGACGTTCTCTAGAGCCAATCGTGACGTCACACAGACAGTAGTTTTGCTAACCATATTCTTCCTCATTTGCTGGAGCCCGACTGAGACCAACTACCTGCTGTATAACCTAGGTATGTATCAACCTGCTAACCTTTATGAAGACATCTTTTATCGAGTTACGGGAGGTATTGTTGTCATTAACTTGTGCATCAGTCCGTTCATTTACTGCTTTATGTACGAAAGGTTTCAGAAACAGTTGAAAGAGATGGTCGGGCGCCGTACACGACGAGTTGACGACTCTTCAATCTTGACCTGA